A window of the Pogona vitticeps strain Pit_001003342236 chromosome 4, PviZW2.1, whole genome shotgun sequence genome harbors these coding sequences:
- the SSR1 gene encoding translocon-associated protein subunit alpha isoform X2, protein MRKSVPQLLLLVLLAFPAALLLGGPRGSSGSGLLVAAQDATEDEEAIEDTVVEDEDDEAEVEEDEPTELTEEKEEEDLSGEPKASPNADTTILFVKGEDFPANNIVKFLVGFTNKGSEDFIVESLDASFRYPQDYQFFIQNFTALPLNTVVPPQRQATFEYSFIPAEPMGGRPFGLVINLNYKDQNGNFFQDAVFNQTVTIIEKEDGLDGETIFMYVFLAGLGLLVIVGLHQLLESRKRKRPAQKVEMGTASQNNVDMSWIPQETLNQIMQSRRGETNFIEMRLLEYMHL, encoded by the exons ATGAGGAAGTCTGTCCCGCAACTGCTGCTGCTCGTGCTGCTGGCCTTCCCGGCCGCCTTGCTTCTCGGAGGCCCCCGAGGCAGCTCAG GATCTGGCTTGCTGGTGGCTGCTCAAGATGCCACAGAAGATGAGGAAGCAATAGAGGATACAGTTgttgaagatgaagatgatgaagctGAAGTTGAAGAAGATGAACCCACAGAATTG acagaagagaaagaagaagaagacttatCTGGGGAACCTAAAGCATCACCTAATGCTGATACAACAATCTTGTTTGTGAAGGGAGAAG ACTTTCCAGCAAACAACATTGTAAAGTTTTTGGTAGGCTTTACTAACAAGGGTTCAGAAGATTTCATTGTAGAGTCTCTAGATGCATCATTCCGGTACCCTCAAGATTACCAGTTCTTCATTCAAAATTTCACAGCTCTTCCTTTGAACACAGTTGTTCCACCACAGAGACAGGCCACATTTGAATATTCCTTCATTCCTGCAGAGCCTATGGGTGGACGTCCTTTTGGACTAGTTATCAATCTCAATTATAAAGATCAAAAT GGGAACTTTTTCCAGGATGCTGTTTTCAATCAGACTGTTACAATTATCGAGAAAGAAGATGGACTAGATGGTGAAAC GATCTTTATGTACGTATTTCTTGCTGGACTTGGACTCCTTGTCATTGTTGGTCTACATCAGCTGTTGGAATCAAGAAAG AGAAAAAGGCCAGCTcagaaagtagagatggggacagccAGTCAGAATAACGTTGACATGAGTTGGATTCCTCAAGAAACTCTTAATCAAATAA TGCAAAGTAGAAGAGGTGAGACAAACTTTATTGAGATGAGGCTTCTAGAATATATGCACTTATAG
- the SSR1 gene encoding translocon-associated protein subunit alpha isoform X1 gives MRKSVPQLLLLVLLAFPAALLLGGPRGSSGSGLLVAAQDATEDEEAIEDTVVEDEDDEAEVEEDEPTELTEEKEEEDLSGEPKASPNADTTILFVKGEDFPANNIVKFLVGFTNKGSEDFIVESLDASFRYPQDYQFFIQNFTALPLNTVVPPQRQATFEYSFIPAEPMGGRPFGLVINLNYKDQNGNFFQDAVFNQTVTIIEKEDGLDGETIFMYVFLAGLGLLVIVGLHQLLESRKRKRPAQKVEMGTASQNNVDMSWIPQETLNQINKASPRRLPRKRSQKRPVGSDE, from the exons ATGAGGAAGTCTGTCCCGCAACTGCTGCTGCTCGTGCTGCTGGCCTTCCCGGCCGCCTTGCTTCTCGGAGGCCCCCGAGGCAGCTCAG GATCTGGCTTGCTGGTGGCTGCTCAAGATGCCACAGAAGATGAGGAAGCAATAGAGGATACAGTTgttgaagatgaagatgatgaagctGAAGTTGAAGAAGATGAACCCACAGAATTG acagaagagaaagaagaagaagacttatCTGGGGAACCTAAAGCATCACCTAATGCTGATACAACAATCTTGTTTGTGAAGGGAGAAG ACTTTCCAGCAAACAACATTGTAAAGTTTTTGGTAGGCTTTACTAACAAGGGTTCAGAAGATTTCATTGTAGAGTCTCTAGATGCATCATTCCGGTACCCTCAAGATTACCAGTTCTTCATTCAAAATTTCACAGCTCTTCCTTTGAACACAGTTGTTCCACCACAGAGACAGGCCACATTTGAATATTCCTTCATTCCTGCAGAGCCTATGGGTGGACGTCCTTTTGGACTAGTTATCAATCTCAATTATAAAGATCAAAAT GGGAACTTTTTCCAGGATGCTGTTTTCAATCAGACTGTTACAATTATCGAGAAAGAAGATGGACTAGATGGTGAAAC GATCTTTATGTACGTATTTCTTGCTGGACTTGGACTCCTTGTCATTGTTGGTCTACATCAGCTGTTGGAATCAAGAAAG AGAAAAAGGCCAGCTcagaaagtagagatggggacagccAGTCAGAATAACGTTGACATGAGTTGGATTCCTCAAGAAACTCTTAATCAAATAA